ATCACTAGATACTGGATCACTTTTGACTTATATGCAGTTCTTTGAGCATAAAAGCCTCTGTATTTATTGACCTAGTCAGGCACAACACTTTGAATCCATTGAGATTAGAAAATAACTGATCGTTGGCacaattgtttgttttatttttttggttggtttgttttttgttgtaggGCCCTAAAATCAGCAATCAGGCAATTTCTAAAGCACGTGCAGCTCGGGGGTTTTGACGGGGAAGGTGGAGGTGAGAAATGAGGGGTATAGGGCTCAACAGTATTGCACCAGTTCACTCATGGTGCACCCCGACCTGCAGCACCCCCCCGCTGGACCTGAATCACGTCGGAGGCGAGAAGAGCCTGGCTGGAGGGTCCATGCTGAGACACTGGATCCCTCGGCGGCCTTGCTCTGGTCTGGAATGGGTGATGGGGTACTGGCGAGCTGTACAGGAGGAGTGTAACCCATGTCATTCCTCTCTTCTTCCTCCCTCCAATCCTGGGGCTCCCTGCTCGGGTCTGGACCTTCCTGGTAGTTGAATGTGTCACTTTTCAACCATTCCAGCAGCTCCCCTGAAAGCAAATGAAATCCAGGTTTCTGCAAAGCTCTTAAACAGGGTCATTGGAAACCatgcttaaaaacaaacagtatgcagtttaaaaccacaatgcattttcaaaacatGTTCAAGTCAGGGTTGTGGAGGAAACAGAATCCTGGGGTGTCACAACAAGCAGAACTAGGGCCCCCCAGTTTGTGTTTCTTatgattttaataaaacacGACACTGCCTTTTTTAGAGTTTTAACAAATGTCTGGAAATATTGTGCAGTAAAAATTAAATGCTTAACAATAGTAAAAGGAAAACAGTTACACTATGTGTGACAGTTCTGTGTATGTGCTGATTAGCTGAGCTGTGAAGCATGCTCTGCATTTTGGTTGACAGGGGATTTTGAATTTGAACCCTTTAAttcataaaacatacaaataaacgacacaagaaaatgtattattgtaatatGCGGATAATGAGGTAAGAGAATGGTAAGGCGGACACCCTGAGATTAACCATCTTGTAAGGTCTCGTTCAATCtttcaatgtaatgtttttatcaATATTATGTATTCCTGCAAGGGTCTCAAAGGCTTCGtagactaaataaataaattgacaaACTCTTCAAAGACTTACTGTGATGGCTGACCTGCGGCTGCTCAAGTTCCTGTGTGTGCCGCTTGAGTCTTGAGCTCCCACAAGACCTCACCACCATTCGGATGAACTCACGACCACACAGCTTCACCCGATTGTCCTGGGCATGAGCCCTGCTGTGCCAAACCACGAGCAGAAAGAGAAGAGGTGCAAACAGCCGAGGCATCCTACAGTTTCCGTGCAGTGACAGAGAGCGATCTCCACAAGTGAACCTGTTTGAGAACTGTCTAGGGTTTAGCCTTTTGGTTCTTATATATCCCAAACTGGCTATCTGACCACTGATGGCAGACCCTGAGGCTTGTCGAAGAATTTGGTTAAGGGCCTTCTTAGCCTTGGCCAAAGAAAAGCATGTTCTGATCTCAGGATCACAG
This sequence is a window from Amia ocellicauda isolate fAmiCal2 chromosome 22, fAmiCal2.hap1, whole genome shotgun sequence. Protein-coding genes within it:
- the insl3 gene encoding insulin-like 3 (Leydig cell), giving the protein MPRLFAPLLFLLVVWHSRAHAQDNRVKLCGREFIRMVVRSCGSSRLKRHTQELEQPQVSHHRELLEWLKSDTFNYQEGPDPSREPQDWREEEERNDMGYTPPVQLASTPSPIPDQSKAAEGSSVSAWTLQPGSSRLRRDSGPAGGCCRSGCTMSELVQYC